A stretch of the Vicinamibacteria bacterium genome encodes the following:
- a CDS encoding PQQ-binding-like beta-propeller repeat protein, with amino-acid sequence PTDAIRESPDSYTTPALLEYDGKKELVITGGDVVTGHDLDTGEELWRADGLNPDNDANYRIVASPVVMEGIIYAPTRVRPMLALKAGGKGDVTSSHRLWDFDDGPDVPTPVTDGKYLYIVNDRGILFSLDAKTGETIWGPERIASGIYSASPVLADGKIYATSEDGITTVVKAGPAFEVLAENNLESYTLSSPAISRGQIFLRTEDYLYCIGEPSE; translated from the coding sequence GGCCGACGGATGCGATTCGCGAGTCTCCCGATTCCTATACCACGCCGGCTCTCCTGGAATACGACGGCAAGAAAGAGCTCGTGATCACCGGCGGCGACGTCGTCACCGGCCACGACCTCGACACCGGCGAGGAGCTCTGGCGGGCGGACGGGCTCAACCCGGACAACGACGCCAATTACCGCATCGTCGCCTCACCGGTGGTGATGGAGGGCATCATCTACGCCCCCACCCGAGTACGCCCCATGCTCGCGCTCAAGGCCGGAGGCAAGGGAGATGTGACGTCAAGCCATCGTCTCTGGGATTTCGATGACGGGCCAGATGTACCCACGCCGGTGACTGACGGAAAGTATCTCTATATCGTCAACGATCGCGGGATCCTGTTCAGCCTCGACGCGAAGACCGGCGAGACCATCTGGGGTCCCGAGCGCATCGCCTCGGGGATCTACAGCGCATCGCCGGTTCTCGCCGACGGAAAGATCTATGCGACTAGCGAGGACGGCATCACGACCGTCGTGAAAGCGGGGCCGGCTTTCGAGGTTCTCGCCGAGAACAACCTCGAGAGCTATACCCTCAGCTCACCGGCGATCTCGCGCGGGCAGATCTTTCTCAGGACGGAAGACTACCTGTACTGCATCGGTGAGCCCTCGGAATGA